Genomic DNA from Anolis sagrei isolate rAnoSag1 chromosome 12, rAnoSag1.mat, whole genome shotgun sequence:
cagatatataaaccctttttcctagtaccaacagacctcactacctctgaggatgcttgccatagatgcaggcgaaacgtcaggaaaaatgcctctagaacatggccatatagcccgaaaaaacccacaagaacctactcattttccaacagagctcacatcctctgaggatgcctgccatagatgcaggcaaaacgtcaggacacaatgcttctggaatatggccatacagcctgaaaaacttacgacaacccattgattccggccatgaaatagTTAAgatgtttctttttaatttttttgttggaCAAAAGTCCCATCTACGTTGCCACATAATGTCGTTTGAAACTGCAattaaatggcattatatggctctacacatcgctgatcatataatgcagtttcaaactacattataagtaaaatgatgtatagatagatgttcctcgtggacaagttaaacatgagccaacaatgtgatgcggcagcaaagaaaagccaatgggattttagtctgcatcaataggagtctagtgtctagaacaagccctatgaggagcggcttaaggagctgggcatgtttagcctgaagaagagaaggctgagaggagatatgatagccatgtataaatatgtgagaggaagccacagggaggagggagcaagcttgttttctgcttccttggagactaggacgcggaacaatggcttcaaactacaagagaggagattccacctgaacattaggaagaacttcctgactgtgagagccgttcagcagtggaactctctgccccggagtgtggtggaggctccttctttggaagcttttaagcagaggctggatggccatctgtcaggggtgatttgaatgctatattcctgcttcttggcagaatggggttggactggatggcccatgaggtctcttccaactctttgattctatgattctatgattctatgatccagggacgtcatgctccccatgctctattctgccttggtcagaccacaactggaatattgtgtctaattctgggcaccaccacaattgaagggagatattgacaagctggaaagtgtccagaggagggtggctcaaacgatcaagggtctggagaacaagccctatgaggagcggcttaaagagctgggcatttttagcctgaagaagagaaggttgagaggagacatgatagccatgtataaaaatctttggaagcttttaagcagaggctggatggccatctgtcaggggtgctttgaatgcaatattcctgcttcttggcagaatggggttggacaggatggcccatgaggtctcttccaactctttgattctatgactaaaatgatcagggattttctgctgccctggagactaggacgcaaataATAAACtaccatttattatttatctatttacggcatttatatgccacccttctcagccctaaggggactcagagcggcttacaagatatattttcatacaatatattatattattaggatagtacaatatcagtattatatattactatattgcactataccattctattgtaatattattagtaatattacacataatgtaaatatataataattattataatattatattatcattactagtattatactgtattatattattatgtaatacataataatgtgcgccagctgcgcccgtaccttgggaagtctgacttggccacggtagtccacgctctagtcacatcccgtatagactactgcaatgctctctgcgtggggttgcctctgaagactgctcggaagcttcaaatggtccaatgattggcagccaggatgctaacaggagcggcactcagggagcacacaactcctctgttgcgccagctccactggctgccaatttgctaccgtgcacaattcaaagtgttggcattggcctttaaagccctaaacggttctggcccgatatacctgtccgaacgcatctcctcctatgaaccagttaggacgttaagatcgtctggggaggccctgctctcggtcccgccggcctcacaagtgcgcctggcgggaacgagagatagggccttctcagcggtggccccccggctgtggaatgctctccctgcagatattagatctgGCCCgatctacctgtccgaacgcatctcctcctatgaaccagttaggacgttaagatcgtctggggaggctctgctctcggtcccgccggcctcacaagtgcgcctggcgggaacgagagacagggccttctcagcggtggccccccggctgtggaatgctctccctgcagatattagatctgGCCCgatctacctgtccgaacgcatctcttcctatgaaccagttaggacgttaagatcgtctggggaggccctgctctcggtcctgccggcctcacaagtgcgcctggcgggaacgagagatagggccttctcagcggtggccccccggctgtggaatgctctccctgcagatattagatctgGCCCgatctacctgtccgaacgcatctctttcctatgaaccagttaggacgttaagatcgtctggggaggccctgctctcggtcccgccggcctcacaagtgcgcctggcgggaacgagagatagggccttctcagcggtggccccccggctgtggaatgctctccctgcagatattagatctgGCCCgatctacctgtccgaacgcatctctttcctatgaaccagttaggacgttaagatcgtctggggaggccctgctctcggtcccgccggcctcacaagtgcgcctggcgggaacgagagatagggccttctcagcggtggccccccggctgtggaatgctctccctgcagatattagatctgGCCCgatctacctgtccgaacgcatctctttcctatgaaccagttaggacgttaagatcgtctggggaggccctgctctcggtcccgccggcctcacaagtgcgcctggcgggaacgagagagagggccttctcagcggtggccccccggctgtggaatgctctccctgcagatattagatctgGCCCgatctacctgtccgaacgcatctctttcctatgaaccagttaggacgttaagatcgtctggggaggccctgctctcggtcctgccggcctcacaagtgcgcctggcaggaacgagagatagggccttctcagcggtggccccccggctgtggaatgctctccctgcagatattagatcggccccctccttgctggtattccggaggaaattgaagacctggatgttcgaacaggcatttggctaagcagtgtgactgattgattattggaacacggaataatggataacgagattggatactgattctagtgatgagacctgatggatttgctaTACTGATGTAAATTTGTATTGATGCTATGTTTATTGCttgtgatgctattgttttaaaggCCTACTGTttgtactatgtatactgttgaattgttgtgaaccgctccgagtcgcctaagggctgagaggaacggtatacaaatgaagtaaataaataaattataaatattatatgtatatacaatatactataaatatacaagaaaggagattccatctgaacatgaggaagaacttcctgactgtgagagctgttcagcagtggaactctctgccccggagtgtggtggaggctccttctttggaagctttgaaacagaggctggatggccatctgtcaggggtgatttgaatgcaatattcctgcttcttggcagaatggggttggactggatggcccatgaggtctcttccaactctgattctatgacactTCTGCCTGTTTTTCAGATGCTTTGCAGGCGCCTGAACTTTGTTATGTCTTGGATGGCATTCTCTTTGTCTACGGCATCGTCCTTACATGCTTGTACTGCAGACTGAAGGTGAGTCCTTTTcaatctcttctttctcttttacaCTACGTTTTGGTTGAAttggcactgccatataatgcagtttgaactccacttatatgggtctacacatggaccatacttactttacttacttaggcgatcccttgttggccgagtaggatagtcttccaggatcagaattcttgtgagtctgtaggtgactgtggagccctattcttgatctgcatcttctcctgcagagagggcattggtttccaggtggaaggcggtctcggtcggggttggcttgacatgtcttcctctctctttcgccctccattcgtgcctcttcaaattctgcagcactgctggtcacagctgactgccaactggagcactcaagagccagggctttccaggccctcagtgtctatgccagagtttgttctcagtgtctatgccagagtttttaaggttggctttgaacccatctttcaatcgcttttcctgtccaccaacgttccgttttccgctcttgagttcggagtagagcaactgctttgggagacggtggtcagacatccggacaacatggatggtccagcggagttgatggcggaggaccatcacttcaatgctggtggtctttgcttcttccagcacgctgacgtttgtttgcctgtcttcccaagaaatttgcaggattttccggagacagtgctgatggaatcgttccatatAGTTGACCATATAACGCAGTTGAAACTGTGtcgctataagaaggttctccattgagcatatggcagggctcagactgcattgtagtaagtactctgtggtttgctcttctccacactcacatgtcgtggagtccactttgtggccccatttcttaagcctgccacttttggactctcgcttgctgaggtgttccagctagtgtctctgtagatcttagaaaactatttcttgatttaagtcgttgacgtgctggctcatacccaaacaagggatgagctggagatgtcactgccttggtcctttcactattggctgcttctctctgcccagttttctgtgtgcccaggaggaagtctctcatttggtatcagccatggcttcagGTTCTGGCTTTGAGCCtactgatggggagatattggaaatatagatatgaggagtatttttaaagtaaggtctgtttgaacataagtacacaacgaaagtttatttccaaaaagtaaatttattttcagaaagtacatacttcactctattttttgacatagtaaaacttatcaaagttgaggtagatatctggactattatgaaagagaggtacctacctattccttcacccttttcctccccctttctctcgtttcttccttctctacctctttctttctttccttctttcactacttggtttcatccttttgttgttttgccgttttgtgagtgtgttgttgtgttgtttttcattttgagtagatatgtttgtaccttgtgggttgtgttatgggcatgggaattttggttaagtttcgttggggtttttttgagttttgttgttttgccgttttgtgagtgtgttgttgtgttgtttttcattttgagtagatatgtttgtaccttgtgggttgtgttatgggcatgggaattttggttaagtttcgttggggtttttttgagttttgttgttttgccgttttgtgagtgtgttgttgtgttgtttttcattttgagtagatatgtttgtaccttgtgggttgtgttatgggcatgggaattttggttaagtttcgttggggtttttttgagttttgttgttttgccgttttgtgagtgtgttgttgtgttgtttttcattttgagtagatatgtttgtaccttgtgggttgtgttatgggcatgggaattttggttaagtttcgttggggtttttttgagttttgttgttttgccgttttgtgagtgtgttgttgtgttgtttttcattttgagtagatatgtttgtaccttgtgggttgtgttacgggcatgggaattttggttaagtttcgttgggggtgttttgagttttgttgttttgccgttttgtgagtgtgttgttgtgttgtttttcattttgagtagatatgtttgtaccttgtgggttgtgttatgggcatgggaattttggttaagtttcgttggggtttttttgagttttattgttttgccgttttgtgagtgtgttgtgttgtttttcattttgagtagatatgtttgtaccttgtgggttgtgttatgagcatgggaattttggttaagtttcgttgggggtgttttgagttttgttgttttgccgttttgtgagtgtgttgtgttgtttttcattttgagtagatatgtttgtaccttgtggattgtgttatgggcatgggaattttggttaagtttcgttggggggttgtggagttttgctgtcctgttgaaccaacctaacagatttatatatatagatgtcttGAAAAAGTAGTATCTTTTGGGTAGTGCTGCGACTTGCAGCATGTGAATGGCAAGCTGTGCTTGAGTTCATCCCTAGCCTGGAATGGATCAATAATTTGTCTGTTTTATTACCTCTTCAGATCCAGTATCGAAAGAAAATGCAAATTCTTTCTACTTCTGAGGTATGTTATGAAGGAGTTCATGTCACCGCTGTAATATCGAGAGTCAAGAGTTCAGATGGgactaaggcaggcatgggcaaacgttgacCCTccggctgttttggacttcaacttccacaattcctaacagccagtcgaAGTTTCTCCATGCCTGCACTAAGGCCACATCTacatcatctttgagagttcttggagaatgggagaagttccacagattggaggagggccaatgtggtcccaatcttcaagaagggaaaaaaggatgacccaaacaactaccatctggtcagcctcacgtcgataccgggcaagattttggaaaagattgttaagaaagcggtctgcaaacacttagaaacaaatgcagtcattgctaatagtcaacatggatttatcaaaaacaagtcatgccagactcatctgatctctttcttcgatagagttacaagctgggtagatgcggggaatgatgccgtggatggagcgtacctggatttcaggaaggccttcgacaaggtcccccatgaccttctggcaaggacactagtccaatgtgggctaggcaaaactacggtgaggtggatctgtaattggttaagtggacgaacacagagagtgctcactaatgcttcctcttcatcttggaaagaagtgacaagtggagtgccacaagcagggttccgtcctgggcccggtcctgttcaacatctttattaatgacttagatgaagggctagaaggcaggatcatcaagtttgcagacgacaccaaattgggagggagagccaatagtccagaggacaggagcagaattcaaaacgatcttgacagattagagggatgggccaaaactaacaaaatgaagttcaacagtgacaaatgcaagatactccactttggcagaaaaaatgaaatgcaaagatacagaatgggggacgcctggctcgagagcagtacgtgtgaaaaagatcttggagtcctcgtggcgaacaagttaaacatgagccaacaatgtgatgtggcggcaaaaaaagccaatgggattttggcctgcatcaataggagcatagtgtctagatctaaggaagtaatgctacccctctattctgctttagttagaccacatctggaatactgtgtccaattctgggcaccacaattcaagagagatactgacaagctggaatgtgtccagaggagggcgactaaaatgatcaagggtctggagaacaagccctatgaggagcggcttagggaactgggcatgtttagcctgaagaagagaaggctgagaggagatatgatagccatgtataaatatgtgagaggaagccacagggaggagggagcaagcttgttttctgcttccttggagactaggacaaggaacaatggcttcaaactacaagagaggagattccatctgaacattaggaagaacttcctgactgtgagagccgttcagcagtggaactctctgccccggagtgtggtggaggctccttctttggaagcttttaagcagaggctggatggccatctgtcaggggtgatttgaatgcaatattcctgcttcttggcagggggttggactggatggcccatgaggtctcttccaactctttgattctatgattctatgatttgtattATATCTTCCCCTGTATTTTAAAGGCTcaatagtttttttgtttttaaaatcacatCAGTGGTTTGGGACGTGAGAAAAACATACAAGGGATTCTTGTTTAGGAATTTTTGTTTAGGAAGGCCAATAACTCTCATTTTAGTTACAACTTAGTGGGCCGGATATtgttagactacagctcccaacattGATTCTCTCTTTGGGAAAAAATAATGGTTCTCtttgtattgttaaaggctttcatggctggaatcactgggttgctgtaggtttttctagaagcattatctcctgacgtttcgcctgcatctacgacagcatttctcaacctgggggtaaggacccctggaagggtcacgaggagggtgtcaggggggtcgccaaagaccatcagaaaacacagtattttctgttggttatggggtttttgtgtgggaagtttggcccaattctgtcgttgggggggggggggcttagaatactctttgattgtaggtgaactataaatcccagcaaccacaactcccaaatgtcaaggtatgtttccccccaaacttcaccagtgtttacatttgggcataatgagtattcgtgccaagtctagtccagatccatcattatttgaatccacgGTGTTCTGtggatgtcagtgaactacaactcccaaactcaaggtcagtgcccaccaaacccttccagtattttttgttggtcataggagttctatgtggcaagtttggttcaatttcatcgttggtggagttcaggatgctctttgattgtaggtgaactataaatcccagcaaccacagctcccaaatgtcaaagtctcttttcccccaaactccaccagtgtccatatttgggcatactgagtatttgtgccaagtctggcccagatccatcattatttgggtccacagtgctctcttggaagtcggtgaactacaactcccaaactcaaggtcaacgcccaccaaacccttccagtgttttctgtcggtcatggaagttctgcgtGCCATGTTtgtttccattccatcattggtggagttcagaatgctctttgattgcaggtgaactataaatcccagcaactacaactcccaaatgacaaaatcaacccacccaccagtattcaaatttgggcatatcgggtatttctgccaaatttggtccaatgaatgaaaatacatcctgcatatctgatatttacattatgattcataacagtagcaaaatgacagttgtgaagtagcaacaaaaataatgttatggttgggggtcaccacaacaggaggaactgtattaaggggtcgcagcattaggaaggttgagaaccattgatctacggcaagacctcacaacctctgaggatgcttgacatagatgtaggagaaacgtcaggagagaatgcttctagagcatagccatatagcctgaaaaacttacaacaacccaaaggtggTCATTCTTCTTGAGATAAATATTTCAGTTTGTGACttcttgtttcttttgtttttcttccaaaactcacttcttttctcttttcgTTTCCAGAAAACGGAAGGCATCTACACGGTGAGtgcctccctttctccccttatGAAGAAGGCTTGGCTGAAGCTTCAGGCAACCCTTGGCAATCAAAAGCTTGATTtggtgcattaataataataataataataatctttatttatacctcgacACCATGTCTCCAAAGGGGACCCGGggcagcttatatgaggccacgcccatcaatacagaaacacaatataacacaaaaacacaactgaaaatcagaaaataaaataacataaaatacaaaaatacaaaatgtaaatatatagagttacaagctggatagatgcggggaatgccgaggatgtagcgtacctggatttcaggaaggcctttgacaagttcccccatgaccttctggcaaagaaaccagtccaatgtgggcgaggcaaaactacggtgaggtggatctggaattggttaaatggacgaacacagagggtgctcaccaatgcttcctcttcaccatggaaagaagtgacaagtggagtgccgcagggttccgtcctgggcccggtcctgttcaacatctttattaatgacttagatgaagggctagaaggcaggatcatcaagtttgcagatgacaccaaattgggagggagagccaatagtccagaggacaggagcagaattcaaaacgatcttgacagattagagagatgggccaaaactaacaaaatgaagttcaacagggacaaatgcaagatactccactttggcagaaaaaacgaaatgcaaagatacaaaatgggggatgcctggcttgagagcagtacgtgtgaaaaacatcttggagtcctcgtggacaacaggttaaacatgagccaacaatgtgatgtagcggcaaagaaagccaatgggattttggcctgcatcaataggagcatagtgtctagatctaaggaagtaatgctacccctctattccactttggttagaccacacctggaatattgtgtccaattctgggcaccacaattcaagagagatattgacaagctggaatgttttcaGAGAAGagcgaataaaatgatcaagggtctggagaacaagccctatgaggagcggcttaaggagctgggcatgtttagcctgaagaagagaaggctgagaggagatatgatagccatgtataaatatgtgagaggaagccacagggaggagggagcaagcttgttttctgcttccttggagactaggacacggagcaatggcttcaaactaaaagaaaggagattccatctgaacgtgaggaagaacttcctgactgtgagagccgttcagcagtggaactctctgccccggagtgtggtggaggctccttctttggaagcttgtaaacagaggctggatggccatctgtcgggggtgatttgaatgcaatattcctgcttcttggcagaatggggttggactggatggcccatgaggtctcttccaactctttgattctatgattctatgattctatgactctttcTGCGCATGTGTGGAAAGGTTGATATTAtgctataaatactgaagcaattCAGACCTCCAACGTGTCAGGCCCTTGTTCGCTGAACACCCTATACTCTGCAGAGATAGAAATTAACGCCTGGAAATCAGACAtgctgtctctccatcttcttGCTTCTCCAAAAGCACTCTAATGAATCTCGGCTAACGTATATTCCgcaacaacagcacaacaatataaaatcaaaatattaaaccACTAATAATGAACTCAATGGGCATTCTGAAATGTCAAAACCCCAACCATCTATTTGATTAATTTAAACATTCCCAAATCAGGGGATGACTAAAAAGCTAAATTTTTCTGGAAATTCACACAATATTTGTCGAGAAGTCCAGGCATTATCAGGGACTTTTTTGGAcccatttacattgccatatgatgcagtttcaaactgcattctgtggcagtgtagatgggatctggAACATTTTTAAAGCTACTGGTCAAATGGGATTCTTATGTTACTGGAATGTGGTTGCTAAATGCATTGTCAAGGGTATATAAGCCCAACGTTCGGTCCAATCGGTGCGGGCAGTTTGGTTCTGGCATACTGTGTGTTATGCTGCCTGTCCGCCTTCCTATTGCGCAATATGAATAAACTGTGTCTTGCCCTAACTTGTTTGGACTCTGTTTCGTGATCCAAAACGGCCCAGCACGGACCCGAATGGTAAGATTTGGGAACATCAGCAAGTGTCCCTTACAGGATAATTACACAAATGTCCAGCCACTTCCAGAAtggatagagagtttcatctatgctgatgatcgtgtcatcaccacccaagtagggagccttgaaatggttgaagctctccaaagctttaggtgctcttactgcctattacaaggaaaaccagctgattcataatccatttaaaatacagacatgtgattttcatcttaagaacagacaagccaaCAGACAATCTCCAAGagaggacattccatctgaacataaggaagaacttcctgactgtgagagccgttcaggagtggaactctctgccccggagtgtggtggaggctccttctttggaagcttttaaacagaggctggatggccatctgtcaggggtgatttgaatgcaatattcctgcttcttggcagggggttggactggatggcccatgaggtctcttccaactctttgattctatgattctataagcatctcgagctctgaggatgacctgggaaggaatcccactggagcattgcggcacacccaaatacctgggcgttaccctggactgtgctctgatttacaagaagcactgcttgactattaagcaaaagtgggtgctaaaaataatatcatatgaaagctgactggaacaacctgggggtcacaaccagacacagtgaaggcatctgccctcgTGCTTTGctatctgctgctgaatacgaatgctcaatgtggaatacatctcaccacgttcaaacagtggatgtggctcctaatgagacatgctgcattatcacaggatgtctatgtccaACACCACTGGGGGATTATActgaattatactgtttagctgatattgcaccatCTGATATCCATCATGAAGTAGCAGCCGGCAATAAAAGGACCAAGGTatggacatctccagcccattccctgttcggatatcagcttGCAAATGACTTTAATCAAGAAAGAGctccctaagatctacagagacattctcaggaa
This window encodes:
- the FCER1G gene encoding high affinity immunoglobulin epsilon receptor subunit gamma, yielding MKRYLWITLVLLLAEEADALQAPELCYVLDGILFVYGIVLTCLYCRLKIQYRKKMQILSTSEKTEGIYTGLAAHDQETYTTLELPDLQKEPSRKEPLMA